In Opitutus sp. ER46, the following are encoded in one genomic region:
- a CDS encoding (Fe-S)-binding protein, translating to MLHTERTPITGKRVQLMATCLCDAFYDDVAAATVEVLEHLGVEIAFPEAQTCCGQPAFNGGDWAASRKVVRHAVRTFAGDDPVVVPSGSCAAMMFHGAIMEFEKEPDLPEVAALGRRTWEICDYIVNGLGVKTWPGRYDAKIALHRACHTRGTNSIPAALQLLGSIQGVQLVDFGEMEQCCGFGGTFSVAFPNISASMGELKLEHVRAAQPDVYVSPDMSCLMHLSGLAQRQGKPLKGLHVAQVLRDALKGGKKD from the coding sequence ATGCTCCATACCGAGCGCACTCCTATCACGGGCAAGCGGGTCCAGCTCATGGCCACGTGCCTGTGCGACGCATTCTATGACGACGTGGCGGCCGCCACGGTGGAGGTTCTCGAACACCTCGGCGTCGAGATTGCCTTTCCTGAAGCGCAGACCTGCTGCGGTCAGCCGGCCTTCAACGGCGGCGATTGGGCTGCTTCCCGCAAGGTCGTGCGCCATGCGGTGCGGACCTTCGCCGGCGACGACCCGGTGGTGGTGCCGTCCGGCTCGTGCGCGGCCATGATGTTCCATGGCGCGATCATGGAGTTCGAGAAGGAGCCCGATCTGCCCGAGGTCGCCGCGCTGGGCCGCCGCACCTGGGAAATCTGCGATTACATCGTGAACGGGCTCGGGGTGAAAACCTGGCCTGGCCGCTACGACGCGAAGATTGCACTGCACCGCGCCTGCCACACGCGGGGCACGAACTCGATCCCGGCGGCGCTGCAGCTGCTGGGCTCGATCCAGGGCGTGCAGCTTGTCGACTTTGGCGAGATGGAGCAGTGCTGCGGTTTCGGTGGCACGTTCTCCGTGGCCTTCCCCAACATCTCCGCGTCGATGGGCGAACTGAAGCTCGAGCATGTGCGCGCGGCGCAGCCCGATGTCTATGTTTCGCCCGACATGAGCTGCCTGATGCACCTCTCGGGGCTCGCCCAGCGTCAGGGCAAGCCGCTCAAGGGACTGCATGTGGCCCAGGTTCTCCGGGACGCCCTGAAGGGCGGAAAAAAGGACTGA
- a CDS encoding LutB/LldF family L-lactate oxidation iron-sulfur protein, whose translation MSCQPIDQYATQIPREKRAAVYQGTKATHEKRTKLLFDQFADPNRLRRLAGEIKQHTIENLDTYLPQVEAKLKANGVNVHWAGNAESACKAVLDIMQARGATKIVKAKTMVSEEIELAPFLEKHGMEALETDLGEFIVQIDHDHPSHIVRPIIHKSRAEIARSFEREGLGAYNDDPETITRRARQFLRHKYLSADVGMTGGNFVSAESGRIAVVTNEGNSRFCLAATKCHIAVIGIEKIVPRDRDLAVFLNLLARSATAQELTTYTEFIRGPKSPEQPDGPEEMHVIFVDNGRSEVLASECREILRCIRCGACLNVCPIYRQVSGHAYRSVYPGPVGAVLSPLLMGEKFPQKADLPKASSLCGACNEVCPVNIPIPDLLLRLRNRAKEENVPSVGTPPMGGWSILASQPAAWRAALVGGKIMDFLPLRHIPVPPLSKWEAKRDLPPWRGGQFRKWMKQRQRPGA comes from the coding sequence ATGAGCTGCCAACCGATTGACCAGTACGCGACCCAGATCCCGCGCGAGAAGCGCGCGGCGGTGTACCAGGGGACGAAGGCGACGCACGAGAAGCGGACCAAGCTGCTCTTCGACCAGTTTGCCGACCCCAACCGCCTCCGCCGGCTCGCGGGCGAGATCAAGCAGCACACGATCGAGAACCTCGACACCTACCTCCCGCAGGTGGAGGCGAAGCTGAAGGCCAATGGCGTGAACGTGCACTGGGCCGGCAACGCCGAGTCGGCCTGCAAGGCCGTGCTGGATATCATGCAGGCCCGCGGCGCGACCAAGATCGTCAAGGCCAAGACCATGGTCAGCGAGGAGATCGAACTCGCGCCGTTCCTCGAAAAGCACGGGATGGAGGCGCTGGAGACCGACCTCGGCGAATTCATCGTCCAGATCGACCACGACCATCCGAGCCACATCGTCCGTCCGATCATCCACAAGAGCCGCGCCGAGATCGCACGCAGCTTCGAGCGCGAGGGCCTGGGCGCGTACAATGACGACCCGGAGACGATCACGCGGCGCGCGCGCCAGTTTCTGCGCCACAAGTACCTGAGCGCGGACGTCGGGATGACCGGCGGCAACTTCGTGTCGGCCGAGAGCGGCCGAATCGCGGTGGTGACGAACGAGGGCAACTCGCGCTTCTGCCTCGCCGCAACCAAGTGCCATATCGCGGTGATCGGCATCGAGAAGATCGTGCCGCGCGACCGGGACCTGGCGGTGTTCCTCAACCTGCTCGCGCGTTCCGCGACGGCGCAGGAGCTGACGACCTACACCGAGTTCATCCGCGGGCCGAAGAGCCCGGAGCAGCCGGATGGTCCCGAGGAGATGCACGTCATCTTCGTCGACAACGGCCGCTCCGAGGTGCTGGCGAGCGAGTGCCGGGAGATCCTGCGCTGCATCCGCTGCGGCGCGTGCCTCAATGTCTGCCCGATCTACCGGCAGGTCAGCGGCCATGCCTATCGCAGCGTTTATCCCGGCCCCGTGGGTGCGGTGCTCTCGCCGCTGCTGATGGGCGAGAAGTTTCCGCAGAAGGCCGACCTGCCGAAGGCATCGAGCCTTTGCGGCGCGTGCAACGAGGTCTGCCCGGTCAACATTCCGATCCCCGATCTGCTCCTGCGGCTGCGCAACCGCGCCAAGGAGGAGAACGTGCCGTCGGTTGGCACGCCGCCGATGGGCGGCTGGTCGATCCTGGCCTCGCAGCCGGCCGCCTGGCGCGCCGCGCTCGTGGGCGGCAAGATCATGGACTTCCTGCCGCTCCGGCACATCCCCGTCCCGCCGCTCAGCAAATGGGAGGCGAAGCGCGACCTGCCGCCGTGGCGCGGCGGCCAGTTCCGCAAATGGATGAAGCAGCGGCAGCGCCCCGGCGCCTGA